A window of Hordeum vulgare subsp. vulgare chromosome 5H, MorexV3_pseudomolecules_assembly, whole genome shotgun sequence genomic DNA:
GGAAAGCAACTCCTTTTTAGCCAAGTAGGCCCGTTTGTTAGATTTGTTTGTGTAAAGCCGATAAAATCACACAAAATATGAATTTTTTTGtccatgttttgtgtgattttatcGTTTTTACACAAATCAACCTAATAGGTAGTCCTACTAGACCAAAAAGAAGGAGTTGCTTCCCTATAGCACTGGAGTTGCCTCCGTTGCACATAAAGTTTCCCATAAAAAGTTTATCAAACCATATacacatgagatctagttttgaagcaTTCGTCACAAGAAACCCAACCATGAATACGAATCTGAATACTAAAGTGAGTTTGATTGGTTTAGGTGTCATAGTCGCGTACAATCGACCATAATGTAGCCTAAAATCATGTATCCAGTTGCCCACAATCAATCGTACAATTGTCTAAAACCATTCATCCAGTTGCCCACAATCCACCGTACAAGTTGTCTAAGACCACGTACTCAATGCTTATGAACATAAACATTATCAAGACCATTGACTAATATATAAAGCTTCTAGAGGTGAATCTAATTAACTGGTAGTCCATGGTAACCAACTTAAAAGAATCCTTCGCTGATACGTAGTCATACTAGGAGGGGGAGGAGTTGTTTGGCTATAGCACACAAAGTTGCTTAAAAAAATTCCGTCGAAACCTATtcatatgagatctagttttaaaCAACTCGTCGCAAGAAACCCAATAGTAAGAACGGATCTAAATTCTGACACTTGAATAAAAAATTACGACTTTTTGAGTTTTTTGAAACGTTAATAAATATATGTGGTTTTCTTTTTTGGTTGTCCTCACGAAATATGTGGGCTCCTTCCTTTTGTGTTAGGTGCGCTTGCGACTGTGAACAAGCGTCGGTGCGCTTGCTATCCGCGTCCAAAATATATTCTGACATGTCTTCCATAGCCAGAAATACCCTCTTTCAGTCGTCACTATTGGATATTTTGTGTTTACTAGGAGTGCAGTCGTCGGTCTTCAGTGTGGAACCGAAATGTCAAACACTCGGACAAAAATGGATATTGACCAGATTATGCTTTATTCCAAAACTGAAATGTTTGTTTACAACCCGCATTATGCTAACGGTAAAATCGGGaaatcatatactccctccgtctcaaaataagtgtctcaactttgtgctAACTCTAGTGCAAAGTTGTacggacacttattttgggacggagggagtatactcTAGGAAGGACGCATCAGTCGTGGCGGAGATGGATCTTATACTCGACGGTGGCGTCGCCGGTCTTGGCATCGAACCAGTGGGTCCGCAACTGGCAGTAGCCGCGCGCGAACCGGAAGACGCCGGTGCCGCCGACGACGGGCATCTCCCTGACGGCCGGGTCCGCCCGATTGGGCCCGATGATGGCGATGCTGCTCCCGTTGTATTCGCCGTCGATGAAGACGAAGTTCATGGCCACGAACAGCGACAGGTTGTCCTTACCGGCGCTGACGTAGACGCCCTGCGCGCGGCCAAGGAGCCTCGACGTCAGGTTGGGCCCGTCGGTAAGCGAGTTGTCGATGACGACCACGCTGCCGAAGCCCGTGGCAGAGGCGTTGGAGGACGGCGCCTCCGCCACCTGCACCGCCGTTGCGTTCGGCCCGCCGCTCACGACGTCGTGCCAGTACACCCGCAGCCGGGTTTCCTTCTCAGCTGCGGACGCCGGCGCCCCAGCGGCCGCGAGGAGCAGGAGCGCGGCCAAGACAGAGAGAGCGGTGGTGCTCACCATTGGGATCAGCTAGCAAGCTAGGAATAGATATTGGTGGTCTGGATTGCTCAGCTTGCATGCCCAATGGTGCAGAGATGAGCGTATTTAACTGCGAGTTGTGCTTGTTGGATCCTTGACAATTTCTTGCCGTGGCCCGCGTGTTTAGTTTAGGGTTATCCTGCACATTGTCTCGTTCTTGTATTACGTGTGTGAGAGAGATTATATATTCATCTTCGACTTCTTCGGTTATAAGACTTTGGATAAGAAGCTGAGCAGTAGGTGAAGGTATGACTGACGACATGACTTTCAGCACCGGGTGCCCCTCCTGAAACGGAATTTTGGTGCACACGGGGGCAACTGCCCTCTTTTTCTTTACCACCCCAAAATAAGTGCCTATTTTTTTTACATGAATAAGTAGTATATGGCCAAAGTATCTGTGAATTTTCGTTCAATAACATGTTGTATTGTACCctgcacaaaaaagacaaaaaTTCGCCCCAAAATCAACACAAAACAAGCCCAAAATTTGCATGTATTTTGTCTTTTTATATCTTTCACATGCAAGCAATGAAATTTTGACACGTTTATACTGCATTACTATACGTGCATGTACACAAAAATTTAGAATTTTTCATTCCGTAAAATCTGTTTATTTGAACTACACAAAAACTTGGCACCGTTGCCCTCGTGGTCAGATGTCACTTTTTGGTGCCCCTCCACCTTTTATGAACacaccctctatgaacagtaatttcaagtaaataaataaataaaaactgaaCCTTTCAAACATCAAACATGATCAAACATTCAACGTTTTTGGAAAGTGAGTGCTCTAGGGACGTGTTTGTAGGTCGCATCCGATATAGGTCCTAGGGATGTAAATATGGTCTGCTTGGTAGTCCGAGTTTCATCGAATTCATGACCCGCATGCAGACACCTCAAAGCAGACCGATTCTTCTCCATaattgctactccctccgtcccaaaataactgtctcaactttatactaactctactactccctccgtccgtcccaaaataactgtccatAATTGCTACAATGTTGTACTaaggttaagacacttattttgaaacggagtgaaTATTTCTTAATTGTATCTAAATGTAAAAATCTTATTGATCGATTTATGAGAGAGCGGAGAGAAAGTGCGACGAGGCTAATATGGGGTGATGCGACCAACAATGGCTTTGTCGGTGAACATCGATGGAGGTGTAATGATGCATGACGTTGCAGCCAGAGGTGAGAGGGGGTACATGGGAGGGAGCAAGGAGCCAAGGAGTGGGGAGAAGCAgttggaggaagaagatggtcaACTCGCTGTTGGATTTCAATCCAATAGCTCAAACCAATCAATTGGAAGTGAAAACGTTTTCATAGTTGCCGGAAGTGCATAATCACACCTAGTTGGACGTCCCCGGCCTATTAGGAACGTGCAACCATTTTAAGATTTGTGTTCCATTTTTCTAACATAACCCTTTGACGTTAGCCACTTCTCAACATGCAGCCCTTTCCATCTTACAAAACAAGCCTCCAATTCCTGAAATTTCTCATTACAGGGTCCTTTTCATTATGCATAATTTTCCACCATCACGGATCACAAACTAGATTGTGTTTCTAAAGTTTGACATCATATCTTACGCATTTGTTCACACATAAGTTTTCACACAATAAAACATCCAGGGCCGGGCCGGCAAAATCCGGGGCCCTGTGCGGAACGAA
This region includes:
- the LOC123398340 gene encoding dirigent protein 22-like, which produces MVSTTALSVLAALLLLAAAGAPASAAEKETRLRVYWHDVVSGGPNATAVQVAEAPSSNASATGFGSVVVIDNSLTDGPNLTSRLLGRAQGVYVSAGKDNLSLFVAMNFVFIDGEYNGSSIAIIGPNRADPAVREMPVVGGTGVFRFARGYCQLRTHWFDAKTGDATVEYKIHLRHD